A DNA window from Rhodococcus sp. Z13 contains the following coding sequences:
- a CDS encoding alpha/beta hydrolase → MRMFVIVLAAVVSLFPSLLPRDPVVQGVVTGVLIVFALASRRIVVSVFHRRTGRFPSPTPDELRWPIVTVGASAMLVAVAGAHRWQNRLRQAMDVPGVDLRYWTEVVLVAAVVVTVLVGGTRAVVAALRTGTSPGRAGRLPVVAVVTVLACLGAGTVSASPTDPAPSSGVDLGREGRRFVSLPSDGSALRVYIPLAAAADPEGRAERAVAELDRVGGWDREHLVVAVPTGSGWVDAAAVRGFESRWGDDLVIVAQQYSDRPSWATFVLDRDAAVEETRALVAAVRTRLAALPTERRPVLHLYGQSLGATGASAVFANVDPEPCALFLAGPPAGVRTDGATVRANSSDPVVWWQPALLWSPPDLSRARIDAPVPPWLPVLTFVQTSVDLLVSLDAPIGHGHRYGEDQARCAAEDR, encoded by the coding sequence ATGAGGATGTTCGTGATCGTTCTCGCCGCGGTGGTCTCGCTCTTCCCGTCGCTCCTGCCCCGCGATCCGGTGGTGCAGGGCGTGGTCACGGGGGTGCTGATCGTGTTCGCACTCGCGAGCCGCCGGATCGTCGTGTCCGTCTTCCACCGGCGCACCGGACGATTCCCCTCACCCACACCGGACGAGCTCCGGTGGCCGATCGTGACGGTCGGCGCCTCGGCAATGCTGGTCGCCGTGGCCGGTGCACACCGGTGGCAGAACCGGTTGCGGCAGGCCATGGACGTGCCGGGGGTGGACCTGCGCTACTGGACCGAGGTCGTTCTCGTCGCGGCCGTCGTCGTGACCGTGCTCGTGGGCGGTACGCGGGCCGTCGTGGCGGCGCTGCGCACGGGGACCTCACCCGGCAGGGCCGGACGGCTTCCGGTGGTGGCGGTGGTGACGGTGCTCGCGTGCCTGGGGGCGGGCACGGTGTCCGCCTCGCCCACCGATCCGGCCCCCTCGAGCGGTGTCGACCTCGGGCGGGAAGGCCGGCGGTTCGTGTCCCTGCCCTCCGACGGGTCCGCCCTGCGGGTGTACATCCCGCTGGCGGCGGCCGCGGATCCGGAGGGGCGGGCCGAGCGGGCCGTGGCCGAACTCGACCGGGTCGGCGGATGGGACCGCGAACACCTGGTGGTGGCGGTGCCGACCGGCTCCGGCTGGGTGGACGCCGCAGCCGTGCGCGGATTCGAGAGCCGGTGGGGGGACGATCTGGTGATCGTCGCCCAGCAGTACTCCGATCGTCCGAGCTGGGCGACTTTCGTGCTCGACCGCGATGCCGCGGTCGAGGAGACGCGGGCGCTCGTGGCGGCCGTGCGGACCCGGCTGGCCGCCCTGCCCACGGAGCGGCGGCCCGTCCTGCATCTCTACGGCCAGTCGCTGGGCGCGACCGGGGCGAGCGCGGTGTTCGCGAACGTCGACCCGGAGCCGTGTGCGCTCTTCCTCGCGGGTCCGCCGGCGGGGGTGCGTACCGACGGGGCGACCGTGCGGGCGAACAGTTCGGATCCCGTGGTGTGGTGGCAGCCCGCCCTGCTGTGGTCGCCGCCGGATCTGTCGCGGGCCCGCATCGACGCGCCTGTACCGCCGTGGCTGCCCGTCCTGACGTTCGTGCAGACGAGTGTGGATCTGCTCGTCTCGCTGGACGCCCCGATCGGGCACGGTCACCGCTACGGCGAGGACCAGGCCCGGTGCGCGGCCGAGGACCGTTGA
- a CDS encoding sensor histidine kinase, with amino-acid sequence MGDVNELAVSGARAAGRLGRGRWGTITVVAVTLILYAIAWPTLPLTHDISPPLLPLISGMAVFPFLLVLVRPALGWAVCASAALIVPVVFERLPGYDYPWQVVHILVMLALVFAVAVREEIRIVLVVWVATVLLFAAFVPGSDGWGWGIGISALVVFGLLVRWLVVSRRQLAREEEANELERARRAILEEKAHIARDLHDIVAHHMSMIVVQAQSAPYRLPDVNDEVRAEFDVIGATAREALNEIRTLLGVLRSDGQLPEHEPQPGLDRLDDLFESSRRAGVLLETLVEGSPGRVSDGVGLTVYRILQESLANAARHASGAAVCARLIWEPATVTVEVVNGPATAARRDPGGAADRSGGNGIRGMAERATAMGGQLVAHPRGDGGFEVRAVLPLLPTA; translated from the coding sequence GTGGGGGACGTGAACGAACTCGCAGTCTCCGGCGCGAGAGCCGCCGGTCGCCTCGGCCGGGGGCGTTGGGGCACGATCACCGTCGTCGCCGTGACCCTGATCCTCTACGCGATCGCGTGGCCGACCCTGCCCCTGACCCACGACATCTCGCCGCCGCTGCTGCCGCTGATCTCGGGGATGGCGGTCTTCCCCTTCCTGCTCGTGCTGGTCCGCCCGGCGCTGGGCTGGGCGGTGTGCGCGTCCGCCGCGCTGATCGTCCCGGTCGTGTTCGAGCGGCTGCCCGGATACGACTATCCGTGGCAGGTCGTGCACATCCTCGTGATGCTGGCGCTGGTGTTCGCCGTCGCGGTCCGCGAGGAGATCCGGATCGTCCTCGTCGTCTGGGTCGCAACGGTTCTGCTGTTCGCGGCGTTCGTCCCCGGCAGCGACGGATGGGGCTGGGGGATCGGGATCAGTGCCCTGGTGGTGTTCGGGTTGCTGGTGCGCTGGCTGGTCGTGTCCCGTCGGCAGCTCGCCCGTGAGGAGGAGGCCAACGAGCTCGAACGGGCCCGCCGCGCCATCCTCGAGGAGAAGGCGCACATCGCCCGCGACCTGCACGACATCGTCGCCCACCACATGTCGATGATCGTGGTGCAGGCCCAGAGCGCGCCCTACCGGCTCCCGGACGTGAACGATGAGGTGCGCGCCGAGTTCGACGTGATCGGCGCGACCGCCCGGGAGGCGCTGAACGAGATCCGCACCCTGCTCGGGGTGCTGCGCAGCGACGGGCAGCTGCCCGAACACGAACCGCAGCCGGGCCTGGACCGGCTCGACGACCTGTTCGAGTCGTCCCGCCGCGCCGGGGTGCTGCTCGAGACCCTCGTCGAGGGGAGCCCCGGGCGGGTGTCCGACGGGGTGGGCCTGACCGTCTACCGGATCCTGCAGGAGTCGCTCGCCAACGCCGCCCGGCACGCTTCCGGGGCCGCCGTGTGCGCGCGGCTGATCTGGGAACCGGCGACCGTGACGGTCGAGGTGGTCAACGGCCCCGCCACCGCGGCGAGACGCGATCCCGGTGGCGCGGCGGACCGCAGCGGCGGCAACGGCATCCGCGGGATGGCCGAGCGCGCCACCGCGATGGGCGGGCAGCTCGTCGCCCATCCCCGCGGCGACGGCGGTTTCGAGGTCCGCGCGGTGCTCCCGCTGCTGCCCACCGCCTAG
- a CDS encoding helix-turn-helix transcriptional regulator, whose protein sequence is MIHGGRFSGKTTLVRTWLATDPCPDLVPVFVPEPASDTATGAYWAGVLSAACTSLGIAEPVAGDDPFETLCALLRRNPRPVLLALDGVQSVDGIEERAQRLLQLGTGMRLVVTSRNRDVRGARPDCGPGWTEIGTDSLAFTVDETAALCRVFGVPRDERTAEWITRRTDGLPALVAAVCAALRAEEPQRAYDTEALDELVDKAIDLLVTRLVAAEPALARSCRAVLVSATPERLTTGSLAALPQVPDADRFVDTLVAEGLLDTAPDGPLDTAPGGSAGTADEEHAWRYPEVVRASLLRVAAADHPEDLQQARAALVEYWLQRSRPDIALRHVVEHGDWQRALGIVAQHWTTLYADGSLRSLGPVLLDLIPKEIAAGDPTTASLRTLVPATGVRDGSGTHLPGLDEDAAAAIPLPASFEFPQPFETVLRLGALRMRGEYDRAMDLCDTMIDESLPDLDGVDETIRHAHALKFLNFGTVYMLGGRAGDALRMLRFAHSAGAGIYVRREAAGKLALLDAVRGQAHEAVRWVEEERRYPPILGEAEAAVRTAALVATALVAVDRLDADTAFDALAELGAPSDKEELWAAVLYARGRQALLAGVPADGLLYIDSELPRFEHRRTGIASVLIDAVRADLYLALGQAAPAREILKNSTHPLTAPTRARLLLLVGDPGGAEAIVHRDDIDLERCPAVCAELALIGSVAALRLGRRTEARRHLQRAVVLSRHSGVTRPFVTLPPSAVRDVLSLGVDLPLDLEEAVAEYGSFREIRPAVRLTRRERAVLDALLEGGSPASIAKQQYVSLNTVKTQLRSLYRKLGVHSREEAIAMAGRLVVE, encoded by the coding sequence ATGATCCACGGCGGTCGGTTCTCGGGCAAGACGACCCTCGTCCGGACGTGGCTGGCCACCGATCCGTGCCCCGACCTGGTGCCGGTCTTCGTCCCCGAACCCGCATCCGACACCGCGACCGGGGCCTACTGGGCCGGGGTGCTGTCGGCGGCGTGCACCTCTCTGGGAATCGCCGAGCCCGTGGCGGGGGACGACCCGTTCGAGACATTGTGCGCACTGCTGCGCCGGAACCCCCGCCCCGTGCTCCTCGCCCTCGACGGAGTGCAGTCGGTCGACGGGATCGAGGAGCGGGCCCAGCGTCTGCTGCAGCTCGGGACCGGGATGCGGCTCGTGGTGACGAGCCGGAACCGCGACGTCCGGGGCGCCCGGCCGGACTGCGGCCCCGGATGGACGGAGATCGGCACCGACTCCCTGGCCTTCACGGTGGACGAGACCGCGGCGCTGTGCCGGGTGTTCGGGGTCCCTCGCGACGAACGCACCGCCGAGTGGATCACCCGCCGGACCGACGGCCTGCCCGCCCTGGTCGCCGCGGTGTGCGCGGCCCTGCGCGCCGAGGAACCCCAACGCGCCTACGACACCGAGGCCCTCGACGAACTCGTCGACAAGGCGATCGACCTGCTCGTCACGCGCCTGGTCGCCGCCGAGCCCGCGCTGGCACGGTCGTGCCGCGCGGTTCTCGTCTCCGCGACACCGGAGCGTCTGACGACCGGTTCGCTCGCCGCTCTGCCCCAGGTCCCCGACGCCGACCGATTCGTCGACACCCTGGTCGCGGAGGGCCTGCTCGACACGGCCCCGGATGGCCCGCTCGACACGGCCCCGGGGGGTTCGGCCGGCACCGCGGACGAGGAACACGCCTGGCGCTACCCGGAGGTCGTGCGCGCCTCCCTGCTGAGGGTCGCGGCCGCCGATCATCCGGAGGACCTGCAGCAGGCGCGCGCCGCGCTCGTCGAGTACTGGCTGCAGCGCTCCCGACCGGACATCGCCCTGCGGCACGTCGTAGAGCACGGCGACTGGCAGCGCGCCCTCGGGATCGTCGCGCAGCACTGGACCACGCTGTACGCCGACGGTTCGCTCCGCTCCCTCGGCCCGGTGCTGCTCGACCTGATCCCGAAGGAGATCGCGGCGGGCGACCCGACCACGGCGTCGCTGCGCACGCTCGTCCCGGCAACGGGCGTGCGGGACGGATCCGGGACGCACCTCCCCGGGCTCGACGAGGACGCCGCCGCGGCGATCCCGCTTCCCGCCTCCTTCGAGTTCCCCCAGCCGTTCGAGACGGTCCTGCGGCTCGGCGCGCTGCGGATGCGGGGCGAGTACGACCGGGCGATGGACCTGTGCGACACCATGATCGACGAATCACTGCCGGATCTCGACGGGGTCGACGAGACGATCCGGCACGCCCACGCCCTGAAGTTCCTCAACTTCGGCACCGTCTACATGCTCGGCGGCCGCGCCGGGGACGCCCTGCGGATGCTGCGGTTCGCCCACTCCGCCGGGGCGGGCATCTACGTCCGCCGGGAGGCCGCCGGCAAACTCGCCCTCCTCGACGCCGTCCGGGGGCAGGCCCACGAGGCCGTCCGCTGGGTGGAGGAGGAGCGACGGTACCCGCCGATCCTGGGCGAGGCCGAGGCTGCCGTGCGTACGGCAGCGCTGGTCGCCACCGCGCTCGTGGCCGTCGACCGGCTCGACGCCGACACCGCCTTCGACGCCCTCGCCGAACTCGGTGCTCCCTCCGACAAGGAGGAACTGTGGGCGGCGGTCCTCTACGCGCGGGGGCGGCAGGCACTGCTGGCCGGGGTCCCCGCGGACGGCCTGCTGTACATCGACTCGGAGCTGCCGCGGTTCGAGCACCGCCGTACCGGGATCGCGTCGGTGCTGATCGACGCCGTCCGCGCCGATCTGTACCTCGCGCTCGGCCAGGCCGCCCCGGCCCGCGAGATCCTGAAGAACTCGACGCATCCGCTCACCGCCCCGACCCGGGCCAGGCTGCTCCTGCTCGTCGGGGATCCGGGTGGTGCGGAGGCGATCGTGCACCGCGACGACATCGATCTGGAACGCTGCCCGGCCGTGTGCGCGGAACTCGCGCTCATCGGCTCGGTCGCGGCGCTGCGGCTCGGCCGTCGCACCGAGGCCCGGCGGCACCTCCAGCGCGCGGTCGTGCTGTCGCGGCACAGCGGCGTCACCCGGCCGTTCGTCACGCTGCCACCCTCCGCGGTGCGCGACGTCCTGTCGCTGGGGGTGGACCTTCCGCTGGACCTCGAGGAGGCCGTCGCCGAGTACGGCTCCTTCCGGGAGATCCGGCCCGCCGTGCGCCTCACCCGGAGGGAACGTGCCGTTCTCGACGCGCTGCTCGAGGGCGGGAGCCCGGCGAGCATCGCGAAGCAGCAGTACGTCAGCCTCAACACGGTCAAGACCCAGTTGCGGTCGCTGTACCGGAAACTCGGCGTGCACTCCCGCGAGGAGGCCATCGCCATGGCGGGCCGCCTCGTCGTGGAATGA
- the gatC gene encoding Asp-tRNA(Asn)/Glu-tRNA(Gln) amidotransferase subunit GatC, whose protein sequence is MPAISRDEVAHLARLSRLALTDAELDEFAGQLDSILNHVKAVSEVAADDVAPMANPNAVTNVTRPDVVVPGLTPEQALSGAPAVEEDRFAVPQILGEGE, encoded by the coding sequence GTGCCTGCCATCTCCCGAGACGAGGTCGCGCATCTCGCCCGGTTGTCCCGGCTTGCGCTGACCGATGCCGAACTCGACGAGTTCGCCGGTCAGTTGGATTCGATCCTCAACCACGTCAAGGCGGTGTCCGAGGTGGCCGCGGACGATGTCGCGCCCATGGCGAACCCGAACGCGGTCACCAACGTGACGCGTCCGGACGTCGTCGTGCCCGGCCTCACGCCGGAGCAGGCGCTGTCCGGCGCACCTGCCGTGGAGGAAGACCGCTTCGCGGTCCCGCAGATCCTGGGAGAGGGCGAATGA
- the gatA gene encoding Asp-tRNA(Asn)/Glu-tRNA(Gln) amidotransferase subunit GatA, translating into MSADITRLDAATLASRIHGGELSSVEVTRAHLDRIAEVDGEYNAFLHVASEQALAAAAEVDRALGAGEKPASALAGVPLALKDVFTTTDMPTTCASKILEGWVSPYDATLTTKLREAGIPILGKTNMDEFAMGSSTENSAYGPTRNPWDTSRIPGGSGGGSAAALASYQAPLAIGTDTGGSIRQPAAVTATVGTKPTYGTVSRYGLVACASSLDQGGPCGRTVLDTALLHEVIAGHDPRDSTSVKAPVRPVVEAARQGAAGDLKGVKVGVVKELHSDSYQPGVIASFDAAVKTLTELGAEVVEVSCPHFEYALASYYLILPSEVSSNLARFDAMRYGMRVDDGTMSAEQVMAATRAAGFGKEVKRRIMIGTYALSAGYYDAYYGQALKVRTLIAQDFDKAYEQVDVLVSPTSPFTPWKLGEKVDDPLAMYLSDLCTLPTNLAGHCAMSVPSGLSEDDGLPVGLQIMAPALADERLYRVGAAFEAARGPVLV; encoded by the coding sequence ATGAGCGCCGACATCACACGTCTCGACGCCGCCACCCTCGCGTCGAGGATCCACGGCGGCGAGCTGTCGTCGGTGGAGGTCACCCGGGCCCACCTCGACCGCATCGCCGAGGTCGACGGGGAGTACAACGCCTTCCTGCACGTCGCCTCCGAGCAGGCCCTCGCCGCCGCCGCGGAGGTCGACCGTGCCCTCGGTGCGGGGGAGAAGCCCGCCTCGGCGCTGGCCGGTGTGCCGCTCGCACTCAAGGACGTGTTCACCACCACGGACATGCCCACCACGTGTGCGTCGAAGATCCTCGAGGGCTGGGTGTCGCCCTACGACGCGACGCTGACCACCAAGCTCCGCGAGGCCGGCATCCCGATCCTCGGCAAGACCAACATGGACGAGTTCGCGATGGGCTCGTCCACCGAGAACTCGGCCTACGGCCCCACCCGCAATCCGTGGGACACCAGCCGAATTCCCGGTGGTTCCGGTGGCGGCTCCGCCGCGGCCCTCGCCTCCTACCAGGCGCCGCTGGCCATCGGCACCGACACGGGCGGCTCGATCCGTCAGCCCGCCGCGGTCACCGCGACCGTCGGCACCAAGCCCACCTACGGCACCGTCTCCCGTTACGGCCTGGTCGCCTGCGCGTCCTCGCTCGACCAGGGCGGCCCGTGCGGTCGTACCGTCCTCGACACCGCGCTGCTGCACGAGGTCATCGCCGGGCACGACCCGCGCGACTCGACGTCGGTGAAGGCCCCCGTCCGGCCCGTGGTGGAGGCCGCCCGCCAGGGTGCCGCCGGCGACCTGAAGGGCGTGAAGGTCGGTGTGGTCAAGGAACTGCACTCCGACAGCTACCAGCCCGGCGTCATCGCCTCGTTCGACGCCGCGGTGAAGACCCTGACGGAGCTCGGTGCCGAGGTCGTCGAGGTGTCGTGCCCGCACTTCGAGTACGCCCTCGCCTCCTACTACCTGATCCTTCCCTCGGAGGTCTCGTCGAACCTCGCGCGCTTCGACGCCATGCGCTACGGCATGCGCGTCGACGACGGCACGATGAGCGCCGAACAGGTCATGGCCGCCACCCGCGCCGCCGGCTTCGGCAAGGAGGTCAAGCGCCGCATCATGATCGGCACCTACGCGCTGTCGGCGGGCTACTACGACGCCTACTACGGCCAGGCGCTGAAGGTGCGCACGCTCATCGCGCAGGACTTCGACAAGGCCTACGAGCAGGTCGACGTGCTGGTCTCGCCGACGAGCCCGTTCACGCCGTGGAAGCTCGGCGAGAAGGTCGACGATCCGCTGGCGATGTACCTGTCCGACCTGTGCACCCTGCCCACCAACCTCGCCGGGCACTGCGCGATGTCGGTGCCGTCGGGTCTGTCCGAGGACGACGGCCTGCCCGTCGGCCTGCAGATCATGGCGCCGGCGCTGGCCGACGAGCGCCTCTACCGCGTGGGTGCGGCCTTCGAGGCCGCCCGGGGCCCGGTCCTGGTCTGA
- a CDS encoding amino acid-binding protein has product MSYLLRVRLPDRPGSLGSLAVALGSVGADILSLDVVERGQDFAIDDLVVDVEPGKLPDTLLTAAEALPGVTVDSIRPYAGILDTHRELELIDQIAAARDERLQILVDGAPRVLRVGWATVLGVGPNGIFRIVGSPGSPETHLAGVPWMPLDKPTLLDHEADWVPQLWRDMDTMLAAAPLGSPERVLVLGRPGGPEFRPSEIARVGYFAGIVGSVLS; this is encoded by the coding sequence GTGTCGTATCTCTTGCGTGTCAGGCTCCCCGATCGTCCCGGTAGCCTCGGCTCGCTGGCCGTCGCGCTCGGCTCGGTGGGCGCCGACATCCTGTCGCTCGACGTCGTCGAGCGCGGCCAGGACTTCGCGATCGACGACCTCGTCGTCGACGTGGAGCCCGGGAAGCTGCCCGACACGCTCCTCACCGCCGCCGAGGCCCTGCCCGGTGTCACGGTCGACTCCATCCGCCCGTACGCCGGGATCCTCGACACCCACCGCGAACTCGAACTGATCGACCAGATCGCCGCGGCCCGCGACGAGCGCCTCCAGATCCTCGTCGACGGGGCCCCGCGCGTGCTGCGGGTCGGCTGGGCGACGGTGCTCGGCGTCGGCCCGAACGGCATCTTCCGCATCGTGGGCAGCCCGGGTTCGCCGGAGACCCATCTGGCGGGTGTGCCGTGGATGCCGCTCGACAAGCCCACCCTCCTCGACCACGAGGCCGACTGGGTGCCGCAGCTGTGGCGCGACATGGACACGATGCTCGCCGCCGCTCCCCTCGGCTCCCCGGAGCGGGTGCTCGTCCTCGGGCGCCCGGGCGGCCCGGAGTTCCGGCCGTCCGAGATCGCCCGCGTCGGTTACTTCGCCGGCATCGTCGGCTCCGTTCTGAGCTGA
- a CDS encoding transposase family protein, protein MITYSATLDVPRPLAQHLAALLQVNRRERGSRRGRRALTPFRHAVLVLRWFRQDTPLTALAHDAGISIATGYRYLHEGIDVLAAQAPDLADVLSDRLAAGRTHVILDGTLIPTDRVRETTIGTKGTPVHRWYSGKHRRFGANVQFIATADGFPLWVSESLPGSTHDLTAARAHGITGALYAAAAQGLLTLADQGYQGVGIGIHTPTKAPADGNTLDADTACRNTLLTSLRCLGERAAALLTTRWKALARITLCPKRIGSIVKAALVLTQFEHAGRY, encoded by the coding sequence GTGATCACCTATTCTGCCACGCTCGACGTCCCACGCCCTCTCGCCCAGCACCTCGCCGCATTGCTGCAGGTCAACCGTCGTGAACGCGGCAGCCGCCGCGGACGCCGCGCCCTGACTCCCTTCCGCCACGCGGTCCTCGTACTGCGCTGGTTCCGACAGGACACCCCACTGACCGCACTGGCCCACGACGCCGGCATCTCCATCGCCACCGGCTACCGGTACCTGCACGAAGGCATCGACGTTCTCGCCGCGCAAGCTCCGGACCTGGCCGACGTGCTCAGCGACCGACTCGCCGCGGGACGGACGCACGTGATCCTCGACGGCACGCTGATCCCCACCGACCGGGTCCGTGAGACCACGATCGGAACGAAGGGCACCCCGGTCCACCGGTGGTACTCCGGTAAACACCGCCGATTCGGTGCGAACGTCCAGTTCATCGCGACCGCGGACGGATTCCCGTTGTGGGTGTCGGAATCGCTGCCGGGCAGCACCCACGATCTGACCGCGGCCCGCGCACACGGAATTACGGGCGCGTTGTACGCCGCCGCAGCTCAGGGTCTGCTCACCCTCGCGGACCAGGGTTATCAGGGGGTGGGCATCGGTATCCACACGCCCACGAAGGCTCCTGCCGACGGCAACACTCTCGACGCCGACACCGCCTGCCGCAACACGCTGCTGACCAGTCTGCGGTGCCTCGGCGAACGTGCCGCCGCATTGCTCACCACCCGATGGAAGGCACTCGCCAGGATCACCCTGTGCCCCAAAAGAATCGGTTCCATCGTCAAAGCGGCGCTCGTTCTCACCCAATTCGAGCATGCAGGACGCTACTGA